The Rhodocytophaga rosea genome has a segment encoding these proteins:
- a CDS encoding helix-turn-helix domain-containing protein, protein MKTVSYSPAAPLSHFIDIIWCSQAVSFDYCNLTLPMLHQELIINFSDQFLVSRADQVGFEKQPDRHIPVLKMQKDQAVLVNNEHGWISGLQTRPIYTSTAGNHFTIGVLFKPWGLQALTGINAFELQDSSVSMEAVFGKQATELIDKIYEAKTPAAIFVLFEKFLWSKLGDRHIPGILLNSLSRMKQARLVEGIVGRIADEYKISSKTFIQSFKKYIGITPGKFHHLLLLNQTLQHLIQHPSQPLTESTYDLDFYDQAHFIHFFKRYTGFTPATYIRQFRAGRVLPASPHIIEIKITE, encoded by the coding sequence ATGAAAACAGTTAGTTATTCTCCTGCAGCACCTTTATCTCATTTTATCGACATCATCTGGTGTTCGCAGGCTGTCAGTTTTGATTATTGTAACCTCACCTTGCCAATGTTACATCAGGAACTGATCATTAACTTTTCTGATCAGTTTCTTGTATCCAGGGCAGACCAGGTGGGTTTTGAAAAACAGCCCGACAGGCATATTCCGGTTCTGAAAATGCAAAAGGACCAAGCAGTGCTGGTCAATAATGAACATGGATGGATTTCCGGCTTGCAAACAAGGCCTATTTACACCAGCACTGCAGGCAATCATTTTACAATCGGAGTGCTTTTTAAGCCATGGGGATTGCAGGCACTAACAGGAATAAATGCTTTCGAATTACAGGATTCGTCTGTATCTATGGAAGCAGTTTTTGGCAAACAGGCTACTGAATTAATTGATAAAATTTATGAGGCCAAAACGCCAGCAGCCATTTTTGTCCTGTTTGAAAAATTTCTGTGGAGCAAGCTAGGTGATCGCCATATTCCAGGTATTTTGCTCAATAGCTTAAGCCGAATGAAACAGGCTAGATTAGTAGAAGGGATTGTGGGGCGTATCGCTGATGAGTATAAAATTTCTTCTAAGACTTTCATTCAGTCGTTCAAAAAATATATTGGTATTACACCAGGCAAATTTCACCACTTGCTGCTACTCAACCAGACTTTACAACATTTAATACAACATCCCTCACAACCCCTCACTGAAAGTACCTATGATCTGGATTTTTACGATCAGGCACATTTTATACATTTTTTCAAGCGGTATACAGGGTTTACGCCAGCAACTTACATCCGGCAGTTTAGGGCAGGGCGTGTACTTCCTGCTTCGCCTCATATTATAGAAATAAAAATAACAGAGTAG
- the mraY gene encoding phospho-N-acetylmuramoyl-pentapeptide-transferase, protein MLYYLFDYLDKRFDFVGAGVFQYISFRAGMAVIISLIIAIVFGKNLINLLRRLQIGESIRDLGLEGQLSKKGTPTMGGIIMIAAILIPTILFAKINNIYIILLIVSTVWLGLIGFLDDYIKVFMKNKEGLHGRFKVVGQVGLGLIVGLTLYFNDDVVIRQYPGAETTNSQPVEDVRNYIEIKSTSTTVPFFKNNEFDYNNLIPYLPDEYTWIVYVLVVIFIITAVSNGANITDGIDGLAAGTSAIIGFTLGLFAYLSGNAIFADYLNIMYIPNSGELMIFCAAFVGACIGFLWYNSFPAQVFMGDTGSLTLGGVIAVLAFTVRKELMIPVLCGIFLVENISVIIQVYYFKYTRLKYGEGRRIFKMAPLHHHYQKSGYHEAKIVTRFWILGILLAIFCLATLKLR, encoded by the coding sequence ATGTTATATTATTTATTTGATTATTTAGACAAGCGTTTTGATTTTGTTGGGGCCGGGGTATTCCAGTATATTTCTTTCCGGGCGGGTATGGCCGTTATTATTTCGCTGATCATTGCCATTGTATTTGGAAAAAATCTGATCAACCTGCTGCGCCGTTTACAAATTGGCGAAAGCATCCGGGATCTGGGGCTGGAAGGACAGTTAAGCAAAAAAGGTACGCCTACCATGGGTGGCATCATCATGATTGCTGCCATTCTGATTCCCACGATCCTGTTTGCCAAGATCAACAATATTTATATCATTCTGCTCATTGTATCTACCGTCTGGCTGGGTTTGATCGGTTTTCTGGATGATTATATTAAAGTGTTCATGAAGAACAAAGAGGGCTTACATGGCCGTTTTAAAGTAGTTGGTCAGGTTGGGCTGGGCCTAATTGTAGGACTTACCCTGTATTTTAACGATGATGTGGTGATACGCCAGTATCCAGGTGCTGAAACTACCAATAGTCAACCCGTAGAAGATGTACGCAATTATATTGAAATCAAATCTACCAGTACAACGGTGCCATTTTTCAAAAACAATGAGTTTGATTACAACAATCTGATTCCCTACTTACCAGATGAATATACCTGGATTGTATATGTGCTGGTAGTGATTTTTATAATCACTGCTGTATCGAATGGAGCTAATATTACCGATGGCATAGATGGACTGGCGGCCGGAACTTCTGCTATTATTGGGTTTACACTGGGGCTCTTTGCTTATCTTTCCGGTAACGCCATTTTCGCCGACTACCTGAATATCATGTACATTCCTAATTCCGGCGAACTGATGATTTTTTGCGCCGCTTTTGTAGGTGCCTGTATTGGTTTTTTATGGTATAATTCTTTTCCTGCCCAGGTATTTATGGGTGATACCGGAAGTTTAACCCTGGGTGGCGTAATTGCCGTATTAGCTTTTACAGTACGTAAAGAACTAATGATTCCGGTATTGTGCGGCATATTTCTGGTGGAAAATATTTCTGTAATCATTCAGGTATATTATTTTAAATACACCAGGCTAAAGTATGGAGAAGGCCGCCGGATTTTTAAAATGGCACCCTTGCATCACCATTACCAGAAATCTGGCTACCATGAAGCTAAAATTGTCACCCGCTTCTGGATTCTGGGTATTCTGCTGGCCATCTTCTGTTTAGCAACTTTGAAATTGAGATAA
- a CDS encoding dihydrofolate reductase family protein, which produces MRKVKLYIATSLDGKIARKDGSVNWLPDPASEDYGYQPFDDSIDATLMGYKTYEICLQFGEWPYQGKSTYVFTRDSAKPVVPESILVTQNPVDFVRHLKEQKGKDIWLVGGGEIVSLFHDADLIDEYILAFIPVLLGEGIELFPNIKKQENLRLIRHNVFSNGAVLLYLEKG; this is translated from the coding sequence ATGCGTAAAGTTAAATTATACATTGCCACCAGTCTGGATGGCAAAATTGCCCGGAAAGATGGCTCTGTCAACTGGCTGCCTGATCCAGCCTCTGAGGATTATGGCTACCAGCCGTTTGATGATTCTATTGATGCCACCTTGATGGGCTACAAAACCTACGAAATCTGCCTCCAGTTTGGAGAATGGCCATATCAGGGAAAGTCTACGTATGTTTTTACCAGAGATTCAGCTAAACCTGTTGTACCAGAATCAATACTGGTCACGCAGAATCCGGTGGATTTTGTGCGGCACTTGAAAGAGCAAAAAGGCAAAGATATCTGGCTGGTGGGCGGCGGGGAAATAGTCTCATTATTTCATGATGCTGATCTGATTGATGAATACATTCTAGCCTTTATTCCGGTTCTATTGGGTGAGGGCATTGAGTTGTTTCCTAATATTAAAAAGCAGGAAAATCTCCGGCTCATCAGGCATAATGTGTTTTCTAATGGGGCAGTTTTGCTGTATCTGGAGAAGGGATGA
- a CDS encoding DUF4349 domain-containing protein, protein MQAEENLLSKQQEADAGTIRNMNYMDQVNFSTIKLTLYQPHTTFQEKTYQYPAIQAYEAPLTSRLYEAFLSGWKVFEQLLVFLVNIWALLVIGFVAYLLYRKHAIRIVKQIGDR, encoded by the coding sequence ATTCAGGCAGAAGAAAACTTGCTTAGTAAGCAGCAGGAGGCAGATGCGGGTACCATCCGGAATATGAACTATATGGATCAGGTAAATTTCAGCACCATCAAACTTACCTTGTATCAGCCCCATACCACCTTTCAGGAAAAAACATACCAGTATCCTGCTATTCAAGCTTATGAAGCACCACTAACCTCCAGATTATATGAAGCATTTCTGAGTGGATGGAAGGTATTTGAACAATTGCTGGTGTTTCTGGTCAATATCTGGGCTTTGCTTGTAATTGGATTTGTGGCGTATTTATTATATCGAAAACATGCCATCCGCATTGTTAAACAAATAGGGGACAGATAA
- a CDS encoding ISAs1 family transposase — protein MELKKILNKVADFRVQGRCLHLLADILGLVLCGVIADCDDFDEIADYGKDNTAFLQQELGLSFVNGIPSADTLNRVIRHLDSHSLEQCFKACVAGFSLAGKQVCIDGKELRGTIPAGKKHALVRMVNVWVEEHSLSFGQVAVEAKSNEITTIPALLDTLDCKGSIITIDAIACQQAIVEKIRDKQAHYVIALKANQGVLYEQVAHFMQINKSALAFNQQLDKAHGRGEERRVYIAQCIDLVEEKEKWQDLHTLVMVERKRIIAGKKQEQTLFYISSLTDTDPALYSRYIRGHWAIENGLHWQLDVTFREDEAKVRKDKGPINLHLIRKWSLHLLKKEPSCVSVKRKRKKANRDTNFLLAILKT, from the coding sequence ATGGAACTTAAAAAGATACTAAACAAAGTAGCTGATTTTCGGGTGCAAGGCCGCTGCTTACATCTATTAGCAGATATTTTAGGCTTAGTTTTATGTGGGGTAATAGCCGATTGTGATGACTTTGACGAGATAGCAGATTATGGCAAAGATAATACAGCGTTTCTGCAGCAAGAACTAGGATTAAGTTTTGTTAATGGTATACCTTCTGCTGACACTTTAAATCGGGTGATCAGACACCTGGATAGCCATAGTTTGGAGCAATGCTTCAAAGCGTGTGTAGCTGGCTTCTCCTTAGCAGGCAAGCAGGTATGTATAGATGGCAAAGAATTGAGAGGTACTATACCTGCAGGCAAAAAGCATGCTTTGGTTCGTATGGTCAATGTATGGGTAGAGGAACATAGCTTAAGCTTTGGACAAGTAGCCGTAGAAGCCAAGAGTAATGAGATTACAACTATTCCTGCTTTATTAGATACCCTTGATTGCAAAGGTAGTATCATTACTATAGATGCTATTGCTTGTCAGCAGGCAATTGTAGAAAAGATCAGGGATAAGCAAGCCCATTATGTGATTGCCCTAAAGGCTAATCAAGGTGTACTCTATGAGCAGGTAGCCCATTTTATGCAAATCAATAAGTCTGCTCTCGCTTTTAATCAGCAACTAGATAAAGCCCATGGCAGAGGAGAAGAACGTAGGGTATATATTGCTCAATGCATTGATTTGGTAGAGGAAAAGGAAAAATGGCAGGACTTACATACTTTAGTCATGGTAGAAAGAAAACGCATTATAGCAGGCAAAAAGCAAGAACAAACCCTGTTCTATATAAGCAGTTTAACAGATACAGACCCTGCCTTGTACAGCCGCTACATAAGAGGCCATTGGGCGATAGAGAATGGCTTGCATTGGCAACTAGATGTTACCTTTAGGGAAGATGAGGCTAAAGTCAGGAAAGATAAAGGACCCATCAATCTGCATCTGATTAGAAAGTGGTCTTTGCATCTGCTCAAAAAAGAGCCTTCTTGCGTGAGTGTCAAACGGAAAAGAAAAAAAGCTAACAGAGACACTAATTTCCTGTTAGCTATTCTTAAAACTTAA
- a CDS encoding DUF4349 domain-containing protein, producing MKSYFSSYPFAFIFLFAVLFGCSNERSMEKAYTEQISLDSVSVAQSPAAVSESSTPATPERKFIRTADVKFKTDNVTQATETIEELTRSYQGFVSHTNLTSTVVYSTSTQIKADTMLQQTEYMVENNMTLRVPNSQFDSLLKEISQVTGFLDHRVINADDVSLQLLENSLRIKRNQKAEQRVEQAI from the coding sequence ATGAAATCATATTTCAGCAGCTATCCTTTTGCATTTATTTTCCTGTTTGCCGTATTATTCGGTTGCTCTAATGAACGTAGCATGGAAAAAGCGTATACTGAACAAATATCTTTAGACTCAGTGTCCGTTGCACAGTCACCAGCAGCAGTGAGTGAAAGTAGTACTCCTGCTACACCCGAAAGAAAATTCATCCGTACGGCAGATGTAAAATTTAAAACTGACAATGTAACACAGGCAACAGAAACAATTGAAGAATTAACCCGCAGCTATCAGGGCTTTGTAAGCCATACAAATCTCACCAGTACTGTGGTTTATTCCACCTCTACGCAAATAAAAGCTGATACCATGCTGCAACAAACCGAATATATGGTAGAAAACAACATGACCTTACGGGTGCCAAACTCACAATTTGACAGCTTACTAAAAGAAATTAGCCAGGTGACAGGTTTTCTGGACCACCGGGTTATTAATGCGGATGATGTAAGCTTACAATTGCTGGAAAATAGCCTCCGGATCAAAAGAAATCAAAAGGCGGAACAGCGGGTAGAACAAGCCATTTAG
- a CDS encoding UDP-N-acetylmuramoyl-L-alanyl-D-glutamate--2,6-diaminopimelate ligase — MKALLKDLLYKVSLLSVKGDTSVQISNICFDSRAVQLDSLFIAVKGTQTDGHAYIDKAIDSGAAAIVCEQMPDKLRDEAVYVQVSDSAQALGWIAANYYGNPSAKLKLVGVTGTNGKTTTVTLLHKLFRKLGYNTGLLSTVQNQINETVIPSTHTTPDAIQLNKLLDDMVKAGCTHAFMEVSSHAVVQHRVTGISFTGAIFTNITHDHLDFHKTFDNYIRAKKKFFDDLPSSAFALVNLDDKRGLVMMQNTLASRNTFSLQSMGNFKGKLIANTLHGLQMEIGGKEVWFKLIGNFNAYNLLGVYGTAILLGEESEEVLMELSNLYAAPGRFEQVVSPNGITGIVDYAHTPDALENVLSTIQSLREGNEQVITVVGCGGNRDATKRPLMAEIACKFSDVVILTSDNPRNEDPMDILDQMMQGVKITDRKKVQVIADRKEAITKACQLAKSRDIILVAGKGHETYQEIKGVKHPFDDRQVLQSIFTVKTH; from the coding sequence TTGAAAGCATTACTAAAAGACCTTTTATATAAAGTTTCCCTCTTATCTGTAAAAGGAGATACCTCCGTCCAGATTTCTAACATATGTTTTGATTCCAGAGCCGTTCAGCTGGATAGTTTGTTTATTGCCGTAAAAGGCACCCAGACCGATGGTCATGCCTATATTGATAAAGCGATCGATAGTGGTGCAGCAGCCATTGTCTGCGAACAAATGCCTGATAAACTCAGAGATGAAGCGGTATATGTGCAGGTATCAGATAGTGCCCAGGCATTAGGCTGGATTGCAGCCAATTATTATGGGAATCCGTCTGCTAAACTTAAACTGGTAGGAGTTACCGGCACCAATGGCAAAACAACTACAGTTACCTTGCTTCATAAATTATTCAGGAAACTGGGCTATAATACAGGCTTGCTCTCAACAGTACAGAACCAGATCAACGAAACGGTTATTCCATCTACACACACCACTCCCGATGCCATTCAGCTCAATAAACTGCTCGATGACATGGTAAAAGCTGGTTGTACCCATGCATTCATGGAAGTGAGTTCACATGCGGTGGTACAGCACCGGGTAACGGGAATCAGCTTTACCGGAGCGATTTTCACCAATATTACCCACGATCATTTAGACTTTCACAAAACTTTCGATAATTATATCCGGGCTAAAAAGAAATTCTTCGATGACCTGCCTTCTTCAGCCTTTGCGCTGGTGAACCTCGATGACAAACGCGGACTGGTAATGATGCAGAATACATTAGCCAGCCGGAATACTTTTTCGCTGCAAAGTATGGGCAATTTCAAGGGAAAACTGATCGCCAATACCCTGCACGGCTTACAAATGGAAATTGGCGGGAAAGAAGTATGGTTTAAACTGATCGGCAACTTTAATGCCTATAATCTGCTGGGGGTTTATGGAACGGCCATTTTGCTGGGTGAAGAAAGTGAAGAAGTATTGATGGAATTATCTAACCTGTATGCAGCTCCCGGCAGATTTGAGCAAGTTGTTTCTCCTAATGGAATTACTGGAATTGTGGATTATGCGCATACACCGGATGCCCTGGAAAATGTATTGTCCACCATACAATCGCTTCGGGAAGGGAACGAACAGGTTATTACTGTGGTGGGTTGTGGCGGAAACCGGGATGCCACCAAACGGCCGTTAATGGCAGAAATTGCCTGTAAATTCAGCGATGTGGTGATTCTTACCTCCGACAATCCCCGCAATGAAGATCCTATGGATATTCTGGATCAAATGATGCAGGGAGTAAAAATTACGGACCGAAAAAAAGTACAGGTAATTGCCGACCGCAAAGAAGCCATTACCAAAGCTTGCCAGTTAGCCAAATCAAGAGATATTATTCTGGTGGCTGGCAAAGGTCATGAAACATACCAGGAAATTAAAGGGGTAAAACATCCCTTCGACGACAGGCAAGTGCTGCAATCCATTTTTACAGTAAAAACTCATTAG